In one Nitrososphaerota archaeon genomic region, the following are encoded:
- a CDS encoding glutamate--tRNA ligase gives VGEDQITATYTSQELKEGIPKFQWVTEDNVPYRVLIPDVLFKDGEFNRESLKEVRGLAEAEAANLKLGEIIQFVRFGFCRVDGEGVAIFAHK, from the coding sequence GTTGGTGAAGACCAGATCACAGCAACCTACACCAGCCAAGAACTCAAGGAAGGAATACCTAAATTTCAGTGGGTGACAGAAGATAACGTACCATATAGGGTGCTGATTCCTGATGTGCTCTTCAAAGACGGCGAGTTCAACCGTGAGAGTCTGAAGGAGGTTAGGGGGCTGGCTGAAGCGGAAGCTGCTAACCTGAAACTTGGCGAGATTATTCAGTTTGTTAGATTCGGGTTCTGTAGGGTAGATGGCGAGGGTGTTGCGATCTTTGCCCACAAGTGA